In the genome of Sphingopyxis sp. MWB1, the window GTAAAAGGCAAAGGGATCGCGTGCCAGCCGGTCCACGGCGGTCACGCTGATACGGCGCGGGCGCACCTCGGCGGGCGGACGCGGCGCCGGGCGTCCCACGGGCGCGGCATCGCCGGGGGGAAGATCGAGCGCGGCGGCAAGCCGGGTCAGCGGCACGCCTCCCGGCGCAGGCTCGGGCAATTCGCCCGCCAGCGCGGCGAGGCGCAGCCAGAAGCGCGAGGCGACCGCGGGGTCGCCGCCGCTGCGTTCGGCGCGGGTCACGACAATTTCGCCAGCCCCCAGCGCACCGGCAAAATCATGCGCCGCCATCCCCTGCTGCCGTTCGGGCGCAGGCAGGCCGAGCAGGCGGCGAATACCGGGCGCCAGCCAGGGGTCGGGCTGCGTCGCGGCGGGCCAGCGCCCTTCGTCGAGTCCGCCCAAAATCATCAGATCGGCGCGCTGCAACCGCGCCTCCAGCAAACCCCAGATGAACAGGCGCGGATGCCCGCCAAAGGGGGGACGCACGCTCGCCTGCCCCAAAAGCTGGTCCAGCATCGCGGGGAAATCGGCGGGATCGACCAGCGCCGGGCCATCAGTCTTGGCAAGGCTCCATTGATCGAAAAGGTCGGCGAGCATCCGGCCCGCCGGTCCGGCCCAGACAGCATCGCCCGCAAGCCAATCCAGCGCCGCCTGCACCGCGGCGAGCAGATCGGCAGGCGGAACCGGCCCGCTTGCGAAGGCCGCCAGCGCGCTTTCGAGCGCCGCGCTCACCTCGCTCCACCACGACTGTAATTGCACCGCCAGCCCGTGGCGGCGCGCCTCCTTGTCCGCTGCCCGCTCCGCGATACGCGCGCTCACTCCGGCCCAGCCCGGCTCCAGCCCCGGCTCGCGCAGCATCAGGTCCAGCCGCCGCAGTTGATCGAGCCACGCCGTCCGCCCCTCGCCCTTGCGCACCAGCGGATGGGCGAGCAGGGCGACGAGCGCCACCGGGTCAAAATCCGCCGCCAGCTTGGCAAGCAGCAACAGCAAGGCGCCGGGCGGCGTGCGCGAGAGGGGTTGGCCCGCGCTGTCATCGACGCCAATGCCCCAGCGGGTAAGCGCCGCTGCAACCCGTTCGGCCAATCCGCGATCGGGCGTGACAAGGGCGGCGGTGCGCCCCGGCATCTCAATCGCCTCGCGCATCAAAAGGGCGATGCCCTGCGCTTCCTGCCCGTCATCGGGAAAAACCGCGCCACTTATCCCCGCCGTCGCCGCCGACAAGTCTCCCGCCGTCTGCCACTGGGCGCTATAATCGGCGGGCGCGAAGAGCAGCGAGACAAAGGGGCTGCGGTCTTCCGGCCCGTCAAAGGGCGAAGCCGCGTCCCATGGGGCCACTTCCTCGCGGCGTACCCCCATGCGGTCGAGCAGCAATTTCAGATGATATTGCGGATGGGTTTCGAGCGGCCGCGTGCGCCATCCGGCCTCGCCTTCCTCCGGCGGAGCGGTGGGGCCAAGCGCCTCCCACTCGCCCTCGCTCATGCTCTGGTCGAGCCCGGGCAGAACGACCGCCCCGTCGGGCCGATCCGCGACAACGCGCAGCAGGCGCGCAATGGCAGGCGCTGCGGTCGTCACCCCGGCGGCGATGGTGAAGCGCGCGGGCGGCGCCGCCCGCCACGCCGCCGCCACCCGGCCGAGCATCTGGTTGCGCCGTGCCGCGCGGTCGATACTTCCCGTGCTGGCCAGCGCTTCGGGCCAATGATCGACCAGCAAGCGCAGCCGCGCGAGCGAGGCCTGCCAATGATCGGCAAAGGCGCCGAGATCGAGGTCGGTGAGCGCGCGCACCGTTACCTCCTCATAATGGAGCTGGTCGATGACACGCGCGAGGCCGTCCGCAAGCTGAAAAGCCGCTGCTCCCTTGATCGGTGCCTCACCTTCGGGCGTATGCGCCTCTATCAGGCGCGCGAGCAGCAAGCGGCGGCGCAGCGGCTCGATGGCCGGTGGCAGGGGATCGGCGTCAATCGCATCGAGCGCGAGACCGATATTCTCATCCAGATCGGCATCGCCGATCACCGCAAGCCGGGGCATGAGCAGCCCCTTGCCGCCCGCGCGCACAAAAGCCGCCTGCACGGCGCTGCGCGCGCGATTGCTGGGCAGCAATATCAGGCCGTGCGCGAGGTCCAGCGGCGTGCCTCCCCAGCGCGCCATCACCCCCGCGACCAGCGCATCGGCAAAGGCGCGGTGAATGGGAATGGAAAACAGGGTGGGCTTTATGGATTCGGGCTGCGTCATGGCGAATGCAGCGAAGCAATCTGCCACCAGTTAAGCAAGTGCTGGATTGCGCGTCCCGTCAAACGCTCGATAGCGCAGCCTCGGTCGGCGGGATGCTCGCGGGCGTGCCGACGTCGAACCATTGGCCAAGGTGCGACAGTCCGTACAGCCGCCCCGCCGCAATCGCGCGGTCCCACAGGATGTTGGTCGAAAAAGGCCCCTCGGGCGCATCGTCGAGCAGGCGCGGCGAAATCAGTTGGACGCCGGTATAGACAAAGGGGGCAACGCGGCCCGGCTTGCGCCGCGACAGGCGCCCCGCCGCATCCATGTGAAAATCGCCCATGCCGCGATGCCCGGTCGCGCTCGCCTGACGAATAACAAGCAGCAGCGCGTCCATTTTCTCGCCATCCCAGTGGCGCGCCAGGTGGAGCAAGCTGTCCTGCGGCCCATCGGTCCAGATATTGTCGCTATTGACGATCAATATGGGGTCGCCGGTCAGCAAGGGGCGCGCCTTGACCATTCCGCCTCCGGTTTCGAGTAGCTGGGCGCGTTCGTCCGAAATCGCGATATCAAAGGGACGCTTCTGCGCCGCCAGATGAGCCTCCAGCGCATCGGCGAGATAATGGACATTGACGACGACATGCGGGATGCCCGCCGCTGCAATCCGGTCGAGGCTATGGTCGATCAGCGGTTTACCCGCGACCCGCACCAGGGGCTTGGGCCGCGTCGCGGTCAAGGGGCGCATTCTTTTGCCCAGCCCCGCGGCCATCACCATCGCGCTTTCGATCTTCGCCGTCATGGGGTCAGTCGCTCCACGCCGCCGCGCGCTTTTCGGCCGGAATATTGGCGTCGAACCAGGCGCGCACCGGCGCCAGCCCCGGCTGCATCAGATCGCGTTCGAGCAGCCCCCACATGCGCGGCTGATACTGGCGATAACCCGCCTTGCCATCGCGTTTCCACAAACGGACAAAGACGCCCAATATGCGTGTATTGCGCTGCGCGGCGAGCGCCCAATAGGCGGTACGAAACGCCTCGCCCATTCCCGATTTGTCGATATAGCGTTCCAGCATTTGGGCCTCCACCGCGGGGCTCACATCGCGGCGCGCATCCTCCAGCACCGAGGCGAGGTCATAGGCGGGGTGGCCGACGAGCGCGTCCTGAAAATCGAGCAGGCCATAGCGGGCGATGCCTTCGCGACCCGCCAGCAGCATGATATTTTCAGCATGATAATCGCGCAGCACCGTAACGCGCGGCAGCCCGTCGACATCGACGGGCTTCAGCACCTCTTCCCAGGCCGCAAAAAAACCCGCCTCATCAACCTTCAGGTCAAAGGCGGGGCAATACCAATCGGTGAACAAGGACACTTCGCCCAGCCATTGCTCCAGGCTGTGGACGCGCAGGCCGTCCATCGCGGGCTGTCCATGCAGATGCAGCAGCAGGTCCGTAATCCCGGCATAATAGTCGGACTCGGCCTGCGGGGTCGCATCCAGCGTTTCGCGCAGGCGGACATCGCCGAAATCCTCGATCAGCAGCAACCCCCGATCGAGATCGCGCGCCAATATGGTGGGGGCGGTCAGCCCGCGCGCCAGCAACCATTCGGCCACAGCGACGAAGGGGCGCGGATCCTCATGCGGCGGGGGCGCATCCATCAGCACCGCCTGCCGCCCTTCGCCAATCACGCGAAAATAGCGGCGAAAAGACGCATCCCCCGCAAGCGGGACTATCCGGGCATCGCCCCATCCATGCGCGGCAAGAAAATCGGGCGCATCACTGGGCGGAATCATCGTAAGGGCCATCGAGCCTCCCAAGCGGCAGGGACTTGCGCTGTCAAGATACGGCGCTCGCCTGTGCCCTCAATTCCTATCCACAAAGCCCCGGGCCAACCCGCTTCACCCAGGCGTTCGGGCCATTCGATCAGCAGCGCGCCATCGTAGAGATATTCATCGAGCCCCAATTCAATGAGCTCGTCCGCATCCTCGATCCGGTAGAGATCAACATGGGCGATGGGCAGGTCGACTTCGGGCGGCGCATAGGGCTGGACAATGGCAAAGGTCGGGCTGGGCGCCTCACCCGCCAGCCCCCGCGCCTTGAGCATCGCGCGCGCCAGCGTCGTCTTGCCCGCACCCAAATCACCCGACAGCGCGACCACGTCGCCCGCACGCAGCGCCGCACCCAGCGCCGCCCCAATCGCCTCGGCCTCGTTCAGATCATAGGCGCGCTGAGCCTTCATCGCGATCCGCCCTTCATGCCCCTTCGCCGCGCGGCAGGCGAATGCGTACCAGCGTTCCCTGTCCCTTTTCGGTGAGCACCTCCATCGTGCCGCCATGGGCGGTGACAAGCTGCCGCGACAGCGCAAGGCCAATTCCGCCCGCCGTGGTCCCTGCTTGCTGGCCTTGCGTCACGGCCGCCACCGTATCGGGTAAGCCGGGGCCATTGTCGGACACGATAATCTCGACGCCTTCGTCGATCGCGGCGGCGTGTAGCAGGACGCGCGCGCTGCCCCGCCGCACCGGGGCCGTATAGCGGATGCCATTGTCGATCAGCCCCGCGAACAGGCGGCCAAGGCGTGCGGGATCGCCCATCACTGTGCCAAGATCCGCCGCCAGTTCGCCCACCAGTTCGACCTTTTCCGCCGCCGCAAACGGGCGGGCATCGTCGAGCGCCTTGGCCAACAGCGGCGCAAGCGCAACGGGGGCACGGTCAATAGCCAGCGTCCCGGCCTCGCCCTGCGCCAAGTCTAGCACATTGTCGATCTGCCGCCCCAGCACCCCGACCGATTCCATAATCGCATCGACATAGCTTTGCTGCTGCTCCGCCAGCTTCCCGGCATAGCCCGACTGCAGCATCTCGGCGAACCCGCCGATGGACGTCAACGGCGTACGCAATTCATAACTCATGCGCGACAGAAAGGCCGTCTTCACCTTGTCCGCCGCTTCCAGCGCCTCGTTGCGCTCGCGCAGCGCACCCTCGACCTTTCGGCTCGCGCTCACGTCGAGCATGATCAGCAGCGCGTTGCCATCGGGCAGCGGAATGGCGGCAAAGTCGAAATAACGGCCATCGGCAAAACGTATCTCGCCTGCCCGCTGGGTGCGCTCCAGCGTCGCGGCGCGCACGACTTCCTGCACAATGCTGATCTGCTGCGGCTTGGCAAGCCGGTCCGCGAGGCCGCTCATCAGCGCATCGACGCGCGGATGCGCGGCCAATGTCGG includes:
- a CDS encoding aminoglycoside phosphotransferase family protein, whose amino-acid sequence is MALTMIPPSDAPDFLAAHGWGDARIVPLAGDASFRRYFRVIGEGRQAVLMDAPPPHEDPRPFVAVAEWLLARGLTAPTILARDLDRGLLLIEDFGDVRLRETLDATPQAESDYYAGITDLLLHLHGQPAMDGLRVHSLEQWLGEVSLFTDWYCPAFDLKVDEAGFFAAWEEVLKPVDVDGLPRVTVLRDYHAENIMLLAGREGIARYGLLDFQDALVGHPAYDLASVLEDARRDVSPAVEAQMLERYIDKSGMGEAFRTAYWALAAQRNTRILGVFVRLWKRDGKAGYRQYQPRMWGLLERDLMQPGLAPVRAWFDANIPAEKRAAAWSD
- the addB gene encoding double-strand break repair protein AddB, with translation MTQPESIKPTLFSIPIHRAFADALVAGVMARWGGTPLDLAHGLILLPSNRARSAVQAAFVRAGGKGLLMPRLAVIGDADLDENIGLALDAIDADPLPPAIEPLRRRLLLARLIEAHTPEGEAPIKGAAAFQLADGLARVIDQLHYEEVTVRALTDLDLGAFADHWQASLARLRLLVDHWPEALASTGSIDRAARRNQMLGRVAAAWRAAPPARFTIAAGVTTAAPAIARLLRVVADRPDGAVVLPGLDQSMSEGEWEALGPTAPPEEGEAGWRTRPLETHPQYHLKLLLDRMGVRREEVAPWDAASPFDGPEDRSPFVSLLFAPADYSAQWQTAGDLSAATAGISGAVFPDDGQEAQGIALLMREAIEMPGRTAALVTPDRGLAERVAAALTRWGIGVDDSAGQPLSRTPPGALLLLLAKLAADFDPVALVALLAHPLVRKGEGRTAWLDQLRRLDLMLREPGLEPGWAGVSARIAERAADKEARRHGLAVQLQSWWSEVSAALESALAAFASGPVPPADLLAAVQAALDWLAGDAVWAGPAGRMLADLFDQWSLAKTDGPALVDPADFPAMLDQLLGQASVRPPFGGHPRLFIWGLLEARLQRADLMILGGLDEGRWPAATQPDPWLAPGIRRLLGLPAPERQQGMAAHDFAGALGAGEIVVTRAERSGGDPAVASRFWLRLAALAGELPEPAPGGVPLTRLAAALDLPPGDAAPVGRPAPRPPAEVRPRRISVTAVDRLARDPFAFYANQILGLSPLDRLSAAPDPRWRGTRVHLLFEQWVRAGATREGFEAALDALRRDPALDAIARAFWLPRMEPALRWAAQQLWAAEGRTPVDPEVKGEAVIDGVTLHGKADRVDRLDNGSLAIVDYKTGGAPSAKAAFDKIDNQLGLLGLIAERGGMKDVAAAPVSALEYWSLRPDRRAGGAGKISNTYGSRSGLKSAEEAINHAADALSELAAHYLFGDAPFAPGELKGYGDYDQLMRRDEWFGRGESE
- the tsaE gene encoding tRNA (adenosine(37)-N6)-threonylcarbamoyltransferase complex ATPase subunit type 1 TsaE, translated to MKAQRAYDLNEAEAIGAALGAALRAGDVVALSGDLGAGKTTLARAMLKARGLAGEAPSPTFAIVQPYAPPEVDLPIAHVDLYRIEDADELIELGLDEYLYDGALLIEWPERLGEAGWPGALWIGIEGTGERRILTAQVPAAWEARWPLR
- a CDS encoding nucleotidyltransferase family protein — its product is MTAKIESAMVMAAGLGKRMRPLTATRPKPLVRVAGKPLIDHSLDRIAAAGIPHVVVNVHYLADALEAHLAAQKRPFDIAISDERAQLLETGGGMVKARPLLTGDPILIVNSDNIWTDGPQDSLLHLARHWDGEKMDALLLVIRQASATGHRGMGDFHMDAAGRLSRRKPGRVAPFVYTGVQLISPRLLDDAPEGPFSTNILWDRAIAAGRLYGLSHLGQWFDVGTPASIPPTEAALSSV